In Lotus japonicus ecotype B-129 chromosome 5, LjGifu_v1.2, one genomic interval encodes:
- the LOC130717195 gene encoding leucine-rich repeat protein 2-like, which produces MAPFLSLSVIFLLLQFPFLSLSTNPEGNALHDLRSRLSDPNNVLQSWDPTLVNPCTWFHVTCNSNNHVIRLDLGNANVSGTLGPELGQLHHLQYLELYKNDLRGKIPKELGNLKTLISMDLYDNKFEGKIPKSFGKLKSLKFLRLNNNELSGSIPRELTHLPNLKIFDVSNNDLCGTIPVDGNFGSFPMESFENNRLSGPELKGLVPYDFGC; this is translated from the exons ATGGCTCCTTTCCTCTCCCTCTCTGTGATTTTTCTCCTCCTCCAATTTCCCTTCCTATCCCTCTCAACCAATCCTGAAG GAAATGCTCTGCATGATTTGAGAAGCAGGCTTTCTGACCCCAACAACGTGCTTCAGAGTTGGGACCCTACTCTGGTTAATCCCTGTACTTGGTTCCATGTTACCTGTAACTCCAACAATCATGTGATTCGCTT AGACTTAGGTAATGCTAATGTTTCTGGAACTCTGGGCCCAGAACTTGGCCAGCTTCATCATCTGCAGTACCT GGAGCTTTATAAGAATGACCTGAGAGGAAAGATCCCTAAAGAACTTGGAAACTTGAAAACACTCATCAGCATGGATTTGTATGACAACAAGTTTGAGGGGAAGATTCCAAAGTCATTTGGCAAGTTGAAGTCACTAAAATTCCT GCGGCTAAACAACAATGAGTTGTCGGGATCAATCCCGAGAGAACTCACTCATCTCCCCAATCTCAAAATCTT TGATGTTTCTAATAATGACCTCTGTGGAACAATACCAGTAGATGGAAACTTTGGGTCCTTCCCAATGGAAAG ttttgaaaacaaCAGACTCAGTGGTCCCGAGCTGAAAGGACTGGTACCATATGATTTTGGAtgctga
- the LOC130717196 gene encoding uncharacterized protein At2g23090-like, with product MGGGNGQKARMAREKHMEKLKSAKGSQLETNKKAMTIQCKVCMQTFICTTSEVKCREHAEAKHPKADLYACFPHLKK from the exons ATGGGAGGAGGCAATGGTCAGAAAGCCAGGATGGCTCGTGAGAAACACATGGAGAAGCTCAAATCCGCTAAAG GTAGCCAACTAGAAACTAACAAGAAGGCCATGACTATTCAG TGCAAGGTGTGCATGCAGACATTCATATGCACCACATCTGAGGTTAAGTGTCGGGAACATGCTGAAGCAAAGCACCCCAAGGCTGATCTCTATGCTTGTTTCCCGCATCTCAAAAAGTGA